Proteins encoded within one genomic window of Sphaerotilus montanus:
- a CDS encoding metal-sensing transcriptional repressor — MAQLQDETSRTDLLNRLKRAEGQLRGIQRMIEAGEPCLDIASQMAAVRKALDSAYVRMTVCFMHQELKDRLNLQPDDVTQLDTMLGDMQTLLGKVR, encoded by the coding sequence ATGGCCCAGCTCCAAGACGAAACCAGCCGCACCGACCTGCTCAACCGCCTCAAGCGCGCCGAAGGCCAGCTGCGCGGCATCCAGCGCATGATCGAGGCGGGCGAGCCCTGTCTCGACATCGCCAGCCAGATGGCCGCGGTGCGCAAGGCCCTCGACAGCGCCTACGTGCGCATGACGGTGTGCTTCATGCACCAGGAACTCAAGGACCGCCTGAACCTGCAGCCAGACGACGTCACCCAGCTCGACACGATGCTGGGCGACATGCAGACGCTGCTGGGCAAGGTCCGCTGA
- a CDS encoding YgaP family membrane protein: MTVDRLIRIFAGTFILLSLALGIEGSPLFVSRWALAFTAFVGANLLQFGFTNACPLGWILKKLGVPEGPSVCAR, encoded by the coding sequence ATGACTGTCGACCGTCTCATCCGCATCTTCGCGGGCACCTTCATCCTCCTCTCGCTGGCACTCGGCATCGAGGGCAGCCCGCTGTTCGTCAGCCGCTGGGCGCTGGCCTTCACCGCCTTCGTCGGCGCCAACCTGCTGCAGTTCGGCTTCACGAATGCCTGCCCGCTGGGGTGGATCCTGAAGAAGCTCGGTGTGCCGGAAGGCCCCTCGGTCTGCGCACGCTGA
- a CDS encoding efflux RND transporter permease subunit, translating into MAAMFQSNAITPLLAIVALLLGLFAVLVTPREEEPQINVTMANVLIPFPGASSADVQNMVARPAEQALSQIAGIEHTYSVARPGVAVLTVQFQVGVPRTEALVRLYDVLNANQDWLPRDLGTLPPIVKPKGIDDVPVLGVTLWSRDETSALEIERVARALETELKRVPGTREVQTIGGPGQAVQVVLDPSRLRERGVDVLRLKQTIAAANLAMPAGTVVHRDAAMPNGAAQMLTIETGEFLRSAEDVGELVVGVHNGKPVYLREVAKIETGAAQPQRHVWFTPGVAASGAGGVYPAVTMTVTKKPGQNAVDVAEAARARLDELRNTVVPAGIEMTITRDYGATAAEKANKLIQKLAFATGSVILLVGFALGRREAVIVGAAVILTLTATLFASWAWGFTLNRVSLFALIFSIGILVDDAIVVVENIHRHQQLHPGKPLLAIIPAAVDEVGGPTILATFTVIAALLPMAFVSGLMGPYMSPIPINSSLGMAISLAIAFSVTPWLAAKLMKPMDAAHAHAEPTGLTAKLPGLFRRVLSPFLESAAKRWLLLAGILGALFLSVGLAVVQLVVLKMLPFDNKSEYQVVVEMPAGSALEDTAATLQDLGAYLAKQPEVLDLQGYAGTASPITFNGLVRQYYLRADAEQGDLQVNLVDKAHRSDKSHVIAQRHRPALEKIGAAHGARVKVVEVPPGPPVMSPLVAEVYGPDEAGRQQLAARIAKAFAATPDIVGTDTSLREDAPRTFLRVQRQRAESLGIPVAAVAQTVQGALSGMDAAYLHDGQSKYPIPVRLQLPRESQVGLDALLALPMRAANGQLVPLSELVRVEKAVIDKPLFTKDLQGVSYVFGDMAGKLDSPLYGLFAIRPKLQDAALPGTGELGEYWIHQPSDPYRQYAIKWDGEWQITYDTFRDMGAAYGVGLILIYLLVVAQFRSYVTPLIIMAPIPLTMIGVMPGHALLGAQFTATSMIGMIALAGIIVRNSILLVDFIELQVAQGMAFQEAVMNSAAVRAQPIVLTGLAATIGAFFILDDPIFNGLAIALIFGIMVSTLLTLVVIPVLYYAVWRKRHAH; encoded by the coding sequence ATGGCCGCGATGTTCCAGTCGAACGCGATCACGCCGCTGCTGGCAATCGTCGCGCTGCTGCTGGGCCTGTTCGCCGTGCTGGTCACGCCGCGCGAGGAAGAGCCGCAGATCAACGTGACCATGGCCAACGTGCTGATCCCCTTCCCCGGGGCGAGCAGCGCGGATGTGCAGAACATGGTCGCCCGCCCCGCCGAGCAGGCACTGAGCCAGATCGCCGGCATCGAGCACACGTACTCGGTGGCGCGACCGGGCGTGGCGGTGCTGACGGTGCAGTTCCAGGTCGGCGTGCCGCGCACCGAAGCGCTGGTGCGGCTGTACGACGTGCTCAACGCGAACCAGGACTGGCTGCCGCGCGACCTGGGTACCCTCCCCCCCATCGTCAAGCCCAAGGGCATCGACGACGTGCCCGTGCTCGGCGTGACGCTGTGGAGCCGGGACGAAACCTCTGCGCTGGAGATCGAGCGCGTGGCCCGCGCGCTGGAAACCGAACTCAAGCGCGTCCCCGGCACCCGTGAAGTGCAGACCATCGGCGGCCCCGGCCAGGCGGTGCAGGTCGTGCTCGACCCGAGCCGGCTGCGCGAACGTGGTGTCGACGTGCTGCGCCTGAAGCAGACGATCGCCGCCGCCAACCTGGCGATGCCTGCTGGCACCGTGGTCCATCGTGATGCCGCCATGCCCAACGGCGCGGCGCAGATGCTGACCATCGAGACCGGCGAGTTCCTGCGCTCGGCCGAGGACGTGGGCGAGCTGGTGGTCGGCGTGCACAACGGCAAGCCGGTCTACCTGCGCGAAGTCGCGAAGATCGAGACTGGCGCCGCGCAGCCGCAGCGCCACGTCTGGTTCACGCCCGGCGTGGCCGCGTCCGGCGCGGGCGGCGTGTACCCGGCGGTGACGATGACGGTCACCAAGAAGCCCGGCCAGAACGCCGTCGATGTGGCCGAGGCCGCCCGCGCCCGCCTCGACGAGCTGCGCAACACCGTGGTGCCGGCCGGCATCGAGATGACCATCACCCGCGACTACGGCGCGACCGCCGCCGAGAAGGCCAACAAGCTGATCCAGAAGCTGGCGTTCGCGACCGGCTCGGTGATCCTGCTGGTCGGCTTCGCGCTCGGGCGGCGCGAGGCGGTGATCGTGGGCGCCGCGGTGATCCTGACGCTGACGGCCACGCTGTTCGCCAGCTGGGCCTGGGGCTTCACGCTGAACCGGGTGTCGCTGTTCGCGCTGATCTTCTCGATCGGCATCCTGGTGGACGACGCGATCGTGGTCGTGGAGAACATCCACCGCCACCAGCAGCTCCATCCGGGCAAGCCGCTGCTGGCGATCATCCCCGCGGCGGTCGATGAAGTCGGCGGCCCGACCATCCTGGCGACCTTCACGGTGATCGCGGCGCTGCTGCCGATGGCCTTCGTGTCCGGGCTGATGGGGCCGTACATGAGCCCGATCCCGATCAATTCGAGCCTCGGCATGGCGATCTCGCTGGCGATCGCGTTCTCGGTGACGCCGTGGCTCGCGGCCAAGCTGATGAAGCCGATGGACGCCGCGCACGCGCACGCCGAACCCACCGGCCTCACCGCGAAGCTGCCCGGGCTGTTCCGCCGTGTCCTGTCGCCGTTCCTGGAGAGTGCGGCCAAGCGCTGGCTGCTGCTCGCCGGCATCCTGGGGGCGCTGTTCCTCAGCGTCGGACTGGCCGTCGTGCAGCTCGTGGTGCTGAAGATGCTGCCGTTCGACAACAAGTCGGAGTACCAGGTGGTGGTCGAGATGCCCGCCGGCTCCGCGCTGGAGGACACCGCCGCGACGCTGCAGGACCTCGGCGCCTACCTGGCGAAGCAGCCCGAGGTGCTGGACCTGCAGGGCTACGCCGGCACGGCCAGCCCGATCACCTTCAACGGCCTGGTGCGCCAGTACTACCTGCGCGCCGACGCCGAACAGGGCGATCTGCAGGTCAACCTCGTGGACAAGGCGCACCGCAGCGACAAGAGCCACGTCATCGCGCAGCGCCACCGCCCGGCGCTGGAGAAGATCGGCGCAGCGCACGGCGCCCGCGTGAAGGTCGTCGAAGTGCCGCCCGGCCCGCCGGTGATGAGCCCGCTGGTCGCCGAGGTCTACGGCCCGGACGAGGCAGGTCGCCAGCAGCTCGCCGCGCGCATCGCCAAGGCCTTCGCCGCCACGCCCGACATCGTCGGCACCGACACCTCGCTCCGGGAAGACGCCCCGCGCACCTTCCTGCGCGTGCAGCGCCAGCGCGCCGAGTCGCTCGGCATCCCGGTCGCTGCGGTCGCGCAGACCGTGCAGGGCGCGCTGTCGGGCATGGACGCGGCCTACCTGCACGACGGCCAGAGCAAGTACCCGATCCCCGTGCGGCTGCAACTGCCGCGTGAATCGCAGGTCGGGCTGGACGCGCTGCTCGCGCTGCCGATGCGCGCCGCGAACGGGCAGCTGGTGCCGCTGAGCGAGCTGGTGCGGGTGGAGAAGGCCGTCATCGACAAGCCGCTGTTCACCAAGGATCTGCAGGGCGTGAGCTACGTCTTCGGCGACATGGCCGGTAAGCTGGACTCGCCGCTCTACGGCCTGTTCGCGATCCGCCCGAAGCTGCAGGACGCCGCCCTGCCCGGCACCGGCGAACTCGGCGAATACTGGATCCACCAGCCGAGCGACCCGTACCGCCAGTACGCCATCAAGTGGGACGGCGAGTGGCAGATCACCTACGACACCTTCCGCGACATGGGCGCGGCCTACGGCGTCGGGCTGATCCTGATCTACCTGCTGGTGGTGGCGCAGTTCCGCAGCTACGTGACGCCGCTGATCATCATGGCGCCGATCCCGCTGACGATGATCGGCGTGATGCCGGGCCACGCGCTGCTGGGCGCGCAGTTCACGGCGACCTCGATGATCGGGATGATCGCGCTGGCCGGGATCATCGTGCGCAACTCGATCCTGCTGGTGGACTTCATCGAGCTGCAGGTCGCGCAGGGCATGGCGTTCCAGGAGGCGGTGATGAACTCCGCCGCGGTGCGCGCGCAGCCCATCGTGCTGACGGGCCTGGCGGCCACGATCGGCGCCTTCTTCATCCTCGACGACCCGATCTTCAACGGGCTGGCGATCGCGCTGATCTTCGGGATCATGGTCTCGACGCTGCTGACGCTGGTCGTGATCCCGGTCCTCTACTACGCCGTCTGGCGCAAGCGCCACGCCCACTGA
- the fba gene encoding class II fructose-bisphosphate aldolase (catalyzes the reversible aldol condensation of dihydroxyacetonephosphate and glyceraldehyde 3-phosphate in the Calvin cycle, glycolysis, and/or gluconeogenesis) gives MALISLRQLLDHAAEHGYGVPAFNINNLEQVQAILQAAQATNSPVILQASAGARKYAGEAYLRHLVLAAVETHPDIPIVLHQDHGASAAVCVQAIRSGFTSVMMDGSLLEDAKTPASYDYNVRVTADVCRIARAVGVSVEGELGCLGSLETGEAGEEDGVGAEGKLRHDQMLTDPTEAKDFVARTGVDALAIAIGTSHGAYKFTRPPTGEILAIDRIAAIHAAIPNTHLVMHGSSSVPQEWLAIIREFGGDLKETYGVPVEEIVRGIRSGVRKVNIDTDIRLVMTGAMRRSFAQQPSEFDPRKALAAATKAAQALCQQRFEAFGCAGMAGRIRANPVVMA, from the coding sequence ATGGCCCTCATCTCACTGCGCCAGCTGCTCGACCACGCCGCCGAGCACGGCTATGGCGTGCCGGCGTTCAACATCAACAACCTCGAACAGGTCCAGGCGATCCTGCAGGCCGCCCAGGCCACGAACAGCCCGGTGATCCTGCAGGCCTCGGCGGGTGCGCGGAAATACGCGGGCGAGGCGTATCTGCGCCACCTCGTGCTGGCGGCGGTCGAGACGCATCCGGACATTCCCATCGTGCTGCACCAGGACCACGGTGCTTCGGCCGCGGTGTGCGTGCAGGCGATCCGCTCGGGCTTCACCAGCGTGATGATGGACGGCTCGCTGCTCGAAGACGCGAAGACCCCGGCCAGCTACGACTACAACGTGCGTGTCACGGCCGACGTCTGCCGCATCGCGCGGGCGGTGGGCGTGTCGGTCGAGGGCGAACTCGGCTGTCTCGGCTCGCTGGAGACCGGCGAGGCGGGCGAGGAGGACGGTGTCGGCGCCGAAGGCAAGCTCCGCCACGACCAGATGCTGACCGACCCGACCGAGGCGAAGGACTTCGTCGCGCGCACCGGCGTCGACGCGCTGGCCATCGCCATCGGCACCAGCCACGGCGCCTACAAGTTCACCCGCCCGCCCACCGGCGAGATCCTCGCCATCGACCGCATCGCCGCCATCCACGCCGCGATCCCGAACACGCACCTGGTGATGCACGGCTCGTCGAGCGTGCCGCAGGAGTGGCTGGCCATCATCCGCGAGTTCGGCGGCGACCTGAAGGAGACCTACGGCGTGCCGGTCGAGGAGATCGTGCGCGGCATCCGCAGCGGCGTGCGCAAGGTCAACATCGACACCGACATCCGGCTGGTGATGACGGGGGCGATGCGGCGCAGCTTCGCCCAGCAGCCGTCCGAGTTCGACCCGCGCAAGGCGCTGGCCGCTGCCACGAAGGCCGCGCAGGCGCTGTGCCAGCAGCGCTTCGAGGCGTTCGGCTGTGCGGGCATGGCCGGACGGATCCGGGCAAACCCGGTTGTGATGGCCTGA
- the gph gene encoding phosphoglycolate phosphatase (PGP is an essential enzyme in the glycolate salvage pathway in higher organisms (photorespiration in plants). Phosphoglycolate results from the oxidase activity of RubisCO in the Calvin cycle when concentrations of carbon dioxide are low relative to oxygen. This enzyme is a member of the Haloacid Dehalogenase (HAD) superfamily of aspartate-nucleophile hydrolase enzymes (PF00702).) — translation MSVDAVTFDLDGTLVDTAAEIAEAVNRTLADFGLAPRPLDEITHLIGHGLHPLMTRLLQRLQAEQPALVGQLLAAEVLPALDRHYAATVGTQARPYPGVPEALDVLLAEGVRLGCVTNKEGRHARRVLEVCGLAGRLELLIAGDTLPEKKPHASVLQQAAQRLGVVPGRLAHVGDSRTDIESACNAGAAAWAVPYGYNGGEPIEAAAPQRIFVGLAEVAAHVIDLRSAR, via the coding sequence ATGAGCGTCGATGCCGTCACCTTCGACCTCGACGGCACGCTGGTCGACACCGCCGCGGAGATCGCCGAGGCGGTCAACCGGACGCTGGCCGACTTCGGCCTCGCCCCGCGTCCGCTGGACGAGATCACCCACCTGATCGGCCACGGCCTGCACCCGCTGATGACCCGGCTGCTGCAGCGCCTGCAGGCCGAGCAGCCGGCGCTGGTCGGGCAGCTGCTGGCCGCGGAGGTGCTGCCCGCGCTCGACCGGCACTACGCCGCGACGGTCGGCACGCAGGCGCGGCCGTATCCGGGCGTGCCCGAGGCGCTCGACGTGCTGCTGGCCGAGGGCGTGCGGCTGGGCTGCGTCACCAACAAGGAAGGCCGCCACGCCCGGCGCGTGCTGGAGGTCTGCGGCCTGGCCGGCCGGCTGGAGCTGCTGATCGCCGGCGACACGCTGCCCGAGAAGAAGCCGCACGCCTCGGTGCTGCAGCAGGCGGCGCAGCGGCTGGGTGTGGTGCCCGGGCGGCTGGCGCATGTCGGCGATTCGCGCACCGACATCGAATCGGCCTGCAACGCCGGGGCCGCGGCCTGGGCGGTGCCCTATGGCTACAACGGCGGCGAGCCGATCGAGGCCGCGGCGCCGCAACGGATCTTTGTCGGGCTGGCCGAGGTGGCCGCCCACGTGATCGACCTGAGGAGTGCCCGATGA
- a CDS encoding c-type cytochrome, which yields MSLTRSLIALVPAALVLAAPLTAHANLELAKKNACMACHAVDKKLVGPAYLEVARKYEGKKDAVEAVMASIKAGGSGKWGPIPMPAQAALSDADVKTLASWILGGAK from the coding sequence ATGTCCCTGACCCGCTCCCTGATCGCCCTGGTACCCGCCGCCCTCGTGCTGGCCGCGCCGCTGACCGCCCACGCCAACCTCGAACTGGCGAAGAAAAATGCCTGCATGGCCTGCCATGCCGTGGACAAGAAGCTGGTCGGTCCGGCCTACCTGGAGGTCGCCAGGAAGTACGAAGGCAAGAAGGACGCGGTCGAGGCCGTGATGGCCAGCATCAAGGCGGGCGGTTCGGGCAAGTGGGGGCCGATTCCGATGCCCGCGCAGGCCGCGTTGAGCGATGCCGACGTCAAGACCCTGGCGAGCTGGATTCTGGGCGGGGCCAAGTGA
- a CDS encoding NAD(P)/FAD-dependent oxidoreductase: MAHIVIMGAGIGGMPAAYELREQLDAAHSVTVVSATDYFQFTPSNPWVAVGWRERSAITLQIAPLLERKGIRFIAKAVTQIDAEACRLTLDGGDTLDYDYLVITTGPKLGFDEVPGAGPHGGHTHSVCTVDHAEQFWADYQAFLDNPGPVVVGAMPGASCFGPAYEFAFILDTDLRRRKLRHKVPMTYVSSEPYIGHLGLGGVGDSKSMLESEFRSRDIKWITSARTTSVEADRMHVTQLDDLGQVYKEHEVPFKLAMMLPAFQGVAPVAAVPGLCNPRGFVLIDEFQRSKAWRNIFSAGVCVAIPPVEVTPVPTGAPKTGYMIETMVTAIARNIVDELAGRPATARGTWNAICLADMGDTGAAFVALPQIPPRNVNWFRKGKWVHLAKIAFEKYFLAKMRSGHSEPVYEKYVLKLLGIVRLND; this comes from the coding sequence ATGGCCCACATCGTCATCATGGGCGCCGGCATCGGCGGCATGCCCGCGGCCTACGAACTGCGCGAGCAGCTCGACGCGGCACACAGCGTCACGGTGGTCAGCGCGACCGACTACTTCCAGTTCACGCCGTCCAATCCCTGGGTGGCCGTGGGCTGGCGCGAGCGCAGCGCCATCACGCTGCAGATCGCCCCGCTGCTGGAACGCAAGGGCATCCGCTTCATCGCGAAGGCCGTGACGCAGATCGATGCCGAGGCCTGCCGCCTGACGCTCGATGGCGGCGACACGCTCGACTACGACTACCTCGTCATCACCACCGGCCCCAAGCTCGGTTTCGACGAGGTGCCCGGCGCCGGCCCGCACGGCGGCCACACCCATTCGGTCTGCACGGTCGACCACGCCGAGCAGTTCTGGGCCGACTACCAGGCCTTCCTGGACAACCCCGGCCCGGTGGTGGTCGGCGCGATGCCCGGTGCCAGCTGCTTCGGGCCGGCCTACGAGTTCGCCTTCATCCTCGACACCGACCTGCGCCGGCGCAAGCTGCGCCACAAGGTGCCGATGACCTACGTCAGCAGCGAGCCCTACATCGGCCACCTCGGCCTCGGCGGCGTAGGCGACAGCAAGTCGATGCTGGAGTCCGAATTCCGCAGCCGCGACATCAAGTGGATCACCAGCGCCCGCACCACCTCCGTCGAGGCAGACCGGATGCACGTCACCCAGCTCGACGACCTCGGGCAGGTCTACAAGGAGCACGAGGTGCCGTTCAAGCTGGCGATGATGCTGCCCGCCTTCCAGGGCGTCGCGCCGGTGGCGGCGGTGCCGGGGCTGTGCAACCCGCGCGGCTTCGTGCTGATCGACGAGTTCCAGCGCAGCAAGGCCTGGCGCAACATCTTCTCGGCCGGCGTGTGCGTGGCGATTCCACCGGTGGAGGTGACCCCGGTGCCCACCGGGGCACCCAAGACCGGCTACATGATCGAGACCATGGTGACGGCCATCGCCCGCAACATCGTGGACGAGCTGGCCGGCCGGCCCGCCACCGCCCGCGGCACCTGGAACGCCATCTGCCTGGCCGACATGGGCGACACCGGGGCGGCCTTCGTCGCGCTGCCGCAGATCCCGCCACGCAACGTCAACTGGTTCAGGAAGGGCAAGTGGGTCCACCTGGCCAAGATCGCCTTCGAGAAGTACTTCCTCGCCAAGATGCGCTCCGGCCACTCGGAGCCGGTCTACGAGAAGTACGTGCTCAAGCTGCTGGGCATCGTGCGCCTGAACGACTGA
- a CDS encoding HAD-IA family hydrolase, producing MSQLAAVVWDVDGTLAETERDGHRVAFNRAFEALGVPWRWDVARYGELLTVTGGRERLLRDMGTHADAPALLAEREALAQRLHERKNQFYAELVQDGAIALRPGVVALMSACADRGVRMALATTTSRTNVAALLRVHLGVRWAAWFDVVVCGEDVRHKKPDPEVYLQVLAGLRLGPLQTLAIEDSPVGAAAARAAEVPVVVTRSVYFEQATFDDAIAIGPGLHRRADWRPVLRGGHGDSPVGLDDLIDWHAQMDRVSQFG from the coding sequence ATGAGCCAACTCGCTGCCGTGGTCTGGGATGTGGACGGCACGCTCGCCGAAACCGAGCGCGATGGCCACCGGGTGGCCTTCAACCGCGCGTTCGAGGCGCTCGGCGTGCCCTGGCGCTGGGACGTGGCGCGCTACGGCGAGCTGCTGACCGTCACCGGCGGGCGCGAGCGGCTGCTGCGCGACATGGGCACCCACGCCGATGCGCCAGCCCTGCTCGCCGAGCGGGAGGCCCTGGCGCAGCGGTTGCACGAGCGCAAGAACCAGTTCTACGCCGAGCTGGTCCAGGACGGCGCCATCGCGCTGCGTCCCGGTGTGGTCGCGCTGATGTCGGCGTGCGCGGACCGTGGCGTGCGCATGGCGCTGGCCACCACGACCAGCCGGACCAATGTCGCGGCGCTGCTGCGGGTGCACCTGGGCGTGCGCTGGGCGGCGTGGTTCGACGTGGTCGTCTGTGGCGAGGACGTGCGCCACAAGAAGCCCGACCCGGAGGTCTACCTGCAGGTGCTGGCCGGCCTGCGCCTCGGGCCGCTGCAGACGCTGGCGATCGAGGATTCGCCGGTCGGCGCGGCGGCGGCGCGGGCGGCGGAGGTGCCGGTGGTCGTGACCCGCAGCGTGTACTTCGAGCAGGCGACCTTCGACGACGCCATCGCCATCGGCCCCGGCCTGCACCGCCGTGCGGACTGGCGGCCGGTCCTGCGCGGCGGGCACGGGGACTCCCCCGTCGGCCTCGACGACCTCATCGACTGGCACGCGCAGATGGACCGCGTGTCGCAGTTCGGCTGA
- a CDS encoding efflux RND transporter periplasmic adaptor subunit gives MRSPVSAHPTKVLPLVWLVSMLLSGLAAPAIAADVTVPTTVVQTGRAGRSLDMDGAIQPVRQATVSAQTAGNVLALNVKAGDRVKAGQALAQLDARVAAAGVAQSDAGLAQADANLRNARTQLERTRELRGQGYISQSALDNAENQFKAAEAAVAQARAGRSQATLAQGFASVNAPFDGIVLATHLDTGDLAAPGRPIVTVYAPGALRAVVQVPASQAATARSAQRIEVQLPDQRWVAPIKKTDLPTADAVSQTVEWRLDLSGADSALLMPGQTVRVRFADAAAGADQKLATLSVPDAAVLRRGELTAVYVAQDRQFVLRAIRAGSAQGGSTEVLAGLKAGDRIATDAVKAGLAGARP, from the coding sequence ATGCGTTCCCCTGTTTCCGCCCATCCGACGAAGGTGCTGCCACTGGTGTGGCTGGTGTCGATGCTGCTGAGTGGCCTGGCCGCTCCGGCGATCGCCGCCGACGTCACGGTGCCGACCACGGTGGTCCAGACCGGCCGCGCGGGCCGCAGCCTCGACATGGACGGCGCCATCCAGCCCGTCCGGCAGGCGACGGTCTCGGCGCAGACGGCGGGCAATGTGCTCGCGCTGAACGTCAAGGCGGGTGACCGCGTCAAGGCGGGGCAGGCGCTGGCGCAGCTCGACGCCCGCGTCGCCGCCGCCGGCGTCGCGCAGAGCGACGCCGGCCTCGCGCAAGCGGATGCCAACCTGCGCAACGCCCGCACCCAGCTCGAGCGCACCCGGGAGCTGCGCGGCCAGGGCTACATCAGCCAGTCCGCGCTCGACAATGCCGAGAACCAGTTCAAGGCCGCCGAGGCCGCCGTCGCCCAGGCGCGCGCCGGCCGCAGCCAGGCGACGCTGGCACAAGGTTTTGCCAGCGTGAACGCACCCTTCGACGGCATCGTGCTCGCCACCCACCTCGACACCGGCGACCTCGCCGCGCCGGGCCGGCCGATCGTCACCGTGTACGCGCCAGGCGCGCTGCGGGCGGTCGTGCAGGTGCCGGCCTCGCAGGCGGCCACCGCCCGCAGCGCGCAGCGCATCGAAGTGCAGTTGCCCGACCAGCGCTGGGTCGCCCCGATCAAGAAGACCGACCTGCCCACCGCCGACGCGGTGTCGCAGACCGTCGAATGGCGGCTCGACCTGAGCGGCGCCGACAGCGCGCTGCTGATGCCGGGCCAGACGGTGCGGGTGCGCTTCGCGGACGCCGCCGCCGGGGCGGACCAGAAGCTGGCGACGCTGAGCGTGCCGGATGCGGCCGTGCTGCGCCGCGGCGAGCTGACCGCGGTCTACGTCGCGCAGGACCGGCAGTTCGTGCTGCGCGCCATCCGTGCAGGCTCGGCCCAAGGCGGCTCGACCGAGGTGCTGGCCGGTCTGAAAGCCGGTGACCGCATCGCCACCGACGCGGTCAAGGCTGGCCTCGCAGGAGCCCGGCCGTGA
- a CDS encoding ArsR/SmtB family transcription factor: MDRDAEVDKADNVYESVAELFSLLSTPIRLKIIGALCNGEKNVSQLLAEIDTTQPNMSQHLSTLYRAGVLGKRRDSTQIYYRLQSERVATLCRAVCTQVAIELDPEAEVEPADRLLPGGAR; encoded by the coding sequence ATGGACCGCGACGCGGAAGTCGACAAGGCTGACAACGTCTACGAATCGGTGGCCGAGCTGTTCTCGCTGCTCTCCACGCCGATCCGGCTGAAGATCATCGGCGCGCTGTGCAACGGCGAGAAGAACGTGTCGCAGTTGCTGGCCGAGATCGACACGACCCAGCCCAACATGTCGCAACACCTCTCGACCCTCTACCGCGCCGGCGTGCTCGGCAAGCGGCGTGACAGCACGCAGATCTACTACCGGCTGCAGAGCGAGCGCGTGGCCACGCTGTGCCGCGCGGTGTGCACGCAGGTGGCGATCGAACTGGACCCCGAGGCGGAGGTCGAGCCGGCGGACCGGCTGCTGCCGGGCGGCGCCCGGTAA
- a CDS encoding OsmC family protein, producing the protein MSDALTTIRLTQRQDYQFDTRFGDTVPDLVADEPAPLGHGLGPSPVQLLCAAVGNCLSASLLFSMRKYKLAPEPLSCEVEAEVGRNAENRLRVLGMTARLTLGVPAASLAHLDRVLAQFESFCTVTESIRQGFPVTVQVFDSTGAALK; encoded by the coding sequence ATGTCCGACGCCCTGACCACCATCCGCCTGACGCAGCGCCAGGACTACCAGTTCGACACCCGTTTCGGCGACACGGTCCCCGATCTGGTGGCGGACGAGCCTGCACCGCTCGGCCACGGGCTGGGGCCCTCGCCGGTGCAGCTGCTGTGTGCGGCGGTGGGCAACTGCCTGTCGGCGTCGCTGCTGTTCTCGATGCGCAAGTACAAGCTCGCGCCCGAACCGCTGTCGTGCGAAGTCGAGGCCGAAGTGGGGCGCAACGCCGAGAACCGGCTGCGCGTACTCGGCATGACAGCCCGGCTGACGCTGGGCGTGCCGGCCGCGTCGCTCGCGCATCTGGACCGGGTGCTGGCGCAGTTCGAGTCCTTCTGCACGGTCACCGAGAGCATCCGCCAGGGGTTCCCCGTCACCGTCCAGGTGTTCGACAGCACCGGGGCGGCGCTGAAATAG